The DNA sequence CAGGGACGTGATACGGCAGACGGAGCTGATGGACCCTCTCGTCCATCTGCTGGGAAAAAAGCGTTATTTCACGCCCCGGCCCGCCACTCACGTCAGGATAGTCAGCGGCACAGCCGATGAACACGCCTCCTTTACCCTGGGGCTGAACCTGTTCACGGCGGCCAATATGCGGGCCGCGGACTCTGCCGAATACGCTCTGGTGTGGAACATGGTCCACGGCGATCGGGAAGGGACCAGCCGCGGCACCTTTTTGGAATGGGTAAAGACCATCACGGCGGAAGACGCCGGGGCCGTTCTTTATCACGGAGAAAGATTCAGACGTGTCACAGGACGATAGGAGGACAATATGAATAGTTTTCTGGAGCTGGCAGAGAAGAGATATTCCTGCCGCAAATACAAGCCGGACCCGCTGCCGGAGGAATACCTGGACAGATTGCTGAGAGCAGCAGCCCTGGCTCCCACCGGCTGCAACCTGCAGCCCTGGCGCATCATGGTGATCAGGTCCCCGAAGGGACTGGAGGAGCTGAAGTCAGTCACTCCCTACACCTTCGGAGCCCCCTGCGTGCTGGCGGTGCTGGCCTGCGGCTCGGAGGGCTGGACCCGGAAGTACGACGGCAAGAGCTGCAGGGTCATAGACGCGTCCATCGCGGCTACCCACATTATCCTGCAGGCGGCCGACATGGGGCTGGGGACCTGCTGGGTCATGAGCTTTGACCCCGCCGCCTTTACCCGCATATTTGAGCCCGGCGCCGATATGGAGCCGGTGGCCCTGATACCCGTGGGCTTTCCCGCCGACGACGCCGCGCCCGGACCGGGCCACGCTGCCTCGAAGGACCTGAAGGAACTGGTGTCTTATAAATAAAAAAAGGACATATTGACAGACGTTCCGGCGGCTGTTATTATAAATATGTAATAGGCCGACAGGCCGTATATAACAAGGAGAAGAATATGTTTATCATTGTGTGTGTGATGCTCTGCGCGCTGCTCTGCGCTACCCGGGTATTTGCTGCCGACGAGGCTCCTCAGCCCAAGGGCTCCGGCAAGGGCCTTGCGGCCGTGATAGTGATAGTAGTTATCGTCCTGGCTGCCGTGTATGCAGTGAAGGGCGTCATCATCCCCCGCCAGCAGTACGAAAAGGGTATGAGCCTCATGTCCGAGGGCAACTACAAGGAAGCCGAAAAGGTGCTGTCCGAGGTCAATTACAAGGACAGCAAGGCCAAGGCCGAAGAAGCCAAAAAGGCCGAAGAAGACCAGGTGAACAAGGCCCGCTACCGCAAGGCCGTCAGGACCTACAAGTCCGGCGATTACGCCAAGGCTATGGCTATGTTTATGGCTCTGGGCGAATACAAAAACAGCGCCGCTCTGGCCTCCGAGGCCGAGAGAAAGATGGAGGCTGCCGGAAAGCCCAAGCCCGACACTCCCAAGCTGAAGGTCCGCGAGGCCGACTGGGATTGGGACGACCGCTGGGACGATGATGACGACGACGATTGGGATGATGACGATGACGACTGGGACGACGACGATGAGTGGT is a window from the Abditibacteriota bacterium genome containing:
- a CDS encoding nitroreductase family protein, producing the protein MNSFLELAEKRYSCRKYKPDPLPEEYLDRLLRAAALAPTGCNLQPWRIMVIRSPKGLEELKSVTPYTFGAPCVLAVLACGSEGWTRKYDGKSCRVIDASIAATHIILQAADMGLGTCWVMSFDPAAFTRIFEPGADMEPVALIPVGFPADDAAPGPGHAASKDLKELVSYK